A single genomic interval of Stieleria maiorica harbors:
- a CDS encoding TolC family protein: protein MTVAQGLYAQHPPETQRLGIPQPSASATIAATPPVGSLPKRLPPAPMDLLAAPTVSGDTAPIQWWTDRVTQQVLDRDRWVRFDLETILLDTLAHSPRILSVGYEASSTFQRIVQQDAAFDSTILLGGNLGATNDPVGNTLTTGGADRLREKSLNFNGGVRKTTRTGTELELSQEIGFLDSNSSFFVPRDQGNARLSLSLTKPLLSRGGRYYNERLVTQARIENRVAWQDMRGAVEQRIADVIAAYWKLYEARAMLTQQRELLARSRHIERLLVSRKDFDAALIEITKAKQRVARRADQVIDLEAGLKKQQARLAALVGSEAMIGADSDLELIPMASPIIDHTRWTLRDAVAQALENRPEIRAATHDVELSALELRVARAELEPQLNWVFNGYLAQLNGASKVARSFGEQFDNAPGVSTGLEFELPRGRRAFRAQHREALLRARQRSQRLREVIQQTQFDVETALIDLERFEQQLVSKRNVLSTAVTEENILTVQWRIIGGDDSRVGIKLENLLDAQQRRTDAEKDLVKVQAAYMIGLVQLQRAMGTLLINEGIRPAQSACSGEIDFLRDNFQPETIILSPEQRSAAGTDAVQAAPTAGGDVRAPLDSDAAGQTAAPVPADEPPRSKVALPRRIGRPALNAAAAPAMQPEEQTTPPPSERAANAPPSPALPQDSASWRTPSGGWTR, encoded by the coding sequence ATGACGGTAGCGCAGGGATTGTATGCCCAGCATCCGCCTGAAACGCAACGCTTGGGGATTCCCCAGCCATCCGCGTCGGCAACCATCGCCGCGACGCCCCCGGTCGGCAGCCTGCCGAAGCGATTGCCACCGGCGCCGATGGACTTGCTGGCTGCCCCTACGGTCAGCGGTGACACGGCTCCGATCCAATGGTGGACCGACCGGGTGACACAGCAAGTGCTCGATCGCGACCGTTGGGTCCGATTCGACTTGGAAACGATCCTGTTGGACACGCTCGCACACAGCCCTCGCATCTTGAGTGTCGGCTACGAGGCCAGTTCGACGTTCCAGCGGATCGTTCAACAGGACGCAGCCTTCGATTCCACCATTCTGTTGGGCGGAAACCTTGGCGCGACAAACGATCCGGTCGGCAATACCCTGACGACCGGAGGGGCGGACCGCTTGCGCGAAAAGTCGCTGAACTTCAATGGCGGCGTTCGAAAGACCACACGGACCGGCACCGAGCTGGAATTGTCCCAGGAAATCGGATTCCTGGATAGCAACAGCTCGTTCTTCGTCCCCCGCGATCAGGGCAACGCACGGTTGAGCCTGAGTTTGACCAAGCCACTGCTCTCGCGTGGAGGTCGCTACTACAACGAACGCCTGGTGACGCAGGCGAGAATCGAGAACCGGGTTGCCTGGCAGGACATGCGGGGAGCGGTCGAGCAACGCATCGCGGATGTGATCGCCGCCTACTGGAAATTGTACGAAGCGCGGGCGATGCTGACCCAGCAACGTGAATTGTTAGCGCGCAGCCGTCATATCGAGCGGCTGCTGGTCAGCCGAAAGGACTTTGATGCCGCGTTGATCGAAATCACCAAGGCGAAACAGCGGGTCGCACGCCGTGCCGACCAGGTGATCGACTTGGAGGCGGGGCTGAAGAAGCAGCAGGCCCGGCTGGCCGCTTTGGTCGGCAGCGAAGCGATGATCGGCGCCGACAGCGATTTGGAATTGATCCCGATGGCGTCGCCGATCATCGATCACACCCGCTGGACGTTACGCGATGCCGTCGCCCAGGCGCTGGAGAACCGCCCGGAAATCCGCGCCGCGACTCATGACGTCGAGCTTTCGGCATTGGAGTTGCGCGTCGCACGCGCGGAATTGGAACCACAGCTGAACTGGGTTTTCAATGGATACCTGGCGCAGCTGAACGGCGCCAGCAAGGTCGCGCGATCCTTCGGCGAACAATTTGACAACGCCCCGGGCGTCTCCACCGGTCTGGAATTCGAACTACCGCGAGGACGACGTGCGTTTCGTGCCCAGCATCGCGAAGCGCTGTTGAGGGCGCGTCAGCGTTCGCAACGTCTGCGCGAAGTGATCCAGCAGACTCAATTCGACGTCGAAACCGCGCTGATCGACCTGGAGCGATTCGAACAGCAGCTGGTCAGCAAACGCAACGTGCTGTCGACCGCGGTGACCGAAGAGAACATCCTGACGGTTCAGTGGCGAATCATCGGTGGCGACGATTCACGCGTCGGCATCAAGCTGGAAAACCTGTTGGATGCACAACAGCGGCGCACCGATGCGGAGAAGGATTTGGTCAAGGTGCAGGCAGCCTACATGATCGGATTGGTCCAGTTGCAACGGGCGATGGGGACGCTGCTGATCAACGAGGGGATTCGCCCGGCACAATCGGCCTGCAGCGGCGAGATCGATTTTCTGCGCGACAACTTTCAGCCAGAAACGATCATCCTGTCACCGGAGCAGAGGTCTGCGGCCGGGACCGACGCGGTCCAAGCGGCTCCGACGGCCGGCGGCGATGTGCGGGCGCCTTTAGACAGCGATGCGGCCGGTCAGACGGCAGCCCCCGTTCCCGCCGACGAACCGCCACGTTCCAAGGTGGCCTTGCCGCGACGCATCGGTCGACCCGCGTTGAATGCTGCGGCGGCTCCCGCAATGCAGCCCGAGGAACAAACCACACCGCCGCCGTCCGAGCGGGCGGCGAATGCTCCGCCCAGTCCTGCGTTGCCTCAGGATAGCGCATCCTGGCGAACGCCCTCGGGAGGCTGGACGCGATAA
- a CDS encoding efflux RND transporter periplasmic adaptor subunit, with protein sequence MKITPSKSQPKRSKMSLFVAAASLAMLVCGLGAVPAILLAQDSGAYSRTSRQGPGYQGGSITIDYEGFTIPKFDILVAATEIGRLDAVNVEVGDRVLKGDVVAKLEDGLQAEAVATARWRAQMHGETDAAKAETTLMKLRLEQLQSLADQDVARPDELKRAYADWEIAKSRELGAMEQDQLRKLELSRYELQLQRRKVLAPMDGVVAELFHAPGEYITPADPAVIRLVVLDELYGVFNVPVEEIGMVHLGDKVQVFMTSAGKSVRGEVASIAPDIDGESGTIKVKVLLDNKAGDLRSGDRCRMKPAVPRTAQHHHLPAPVTRRIGPGAIAKQSEVSGIR encoded by the coding sequence ATGAAGATCACTCCATCCAAAAGCCAACCGAAGCGATCGAAAATGTCGTTGTTCGTTGCCGCGGCGTCGTTGGCGATGCTGGTCTGCGGGCTCGGCGCGGTCCCGGCGATCTTGCTCGCCCAGGATTCCGGGGCGTATTCCCGCACTTCGCGGCAAGGACCAGGCTATCAGGGCGGTTCGATTACGATCGACTATGAAGGGTTCACGATTCCCAAGTTCGACATCCTGGTCGCAGCGACCGAAATCGGACGTTTGGACGCGGTGAACGTCGAAGTCGGTGACCGGGTTTTAAAAGGTGATGTGGTTGCAAAACTGGAAGACGGATTACAAGCCGAAGCGGTGGCGACGGCTCGCTGGCGTGCCCAAATGCATGGCGAAACCGATGCGGCCAAGGCGGAAACGACGTTGATGAAGTTGCGGCTGGAACAATTGCAATCGCTCGCCGACCAGGATGTCGCTCGCCCCGACGAACTGAAACGGGCGTATGCAGACTGGGAGATCGCAAAGTCGCGCGAGCTGGGCGCGATGGAACAGGACCAACTCCGAAAACTAGAGCTTTCCCGGTACGAGCTGCAACTGCAGCGGCGCAAGGTGCTCGCGCCCATGGATGGTGTGGTTGCGGAACTGTTTCACGCCCCCGGCGAATACATCACTCCCGCCGATCCAGCCGTCATTCGGTTGGTGGTGCTGGATGAACTCTACGGCGTGTTCAATGTGCCGGTGGAAGAAATCGGGATGGTTCATTTGGGCGACAAGGTCCAGGTGTTCATGACCAGTGCGGGGAAAAGTGTGCGTGGCGAAGTCGCATCGATTGCACCGGACATTGATGGTGAAAGCGGAACGATCAAGGTCAAAGTGCTGTTGGACAACAAAGCGGGGGACCTTCGCAGCGGTGATCGCTGCCGAATGAAGCCCGCGGTGCCGCGGACGGCGCAGCATCACCATCTGCCGGCTCCCGTCACAAGACGCATCGGCCCTGGAGCGATCGCCAAACAGAGTGAGGTGTCCGGGATCCGATGA
- a CDS encoding efflux RND transporter periplasmic adaptor subunit, with the protein MSSTRPSLTTPQGRSAESGSGSARPAGDVARPDADAAQLTATAAATAESAKPLALIQCVAEAKDQTAAIIAMVNFIAKQFPTSRVRCGLGTTQLRRFYECRLGWLGPASELFQNAADGWNDDASSLPTRPDVPAMDRAQSNAAPSELLRLNLDDDVGLGRCVLWIDGGELTAADRTWLRRALPSLRAIVWMRGGGVTTQMWRWLSHSGMIGRIYIGLAALAVVLMMIWPVSYRVRCTTVVRPKHSRIVSAPFDATLQAAHVQPGDAVQRGDVLISLDGRPLRLELEAIEAQIGQVLKERDVAMVGGRVAESQQAKLKIRELNRQRDLLISRLDRLNVTSPIDGIIVLGDLHRSIGAPLETGQAVLEIAPLGEMVVELEIPEYEIGYVAEGMPARVRLTANEGGAIEQPIDTVYPSAELRDDQNVFIGHIHVDNQDGTLRPGMRGDAIAYGPVRPWLWSLIRSGWEKTLWWVGY; encoded by the coding sequence ATGAGCAGCACGCGTCCTTCGCTAACGACACCACAGGGGCGGTCGGCGGAATCCGGAAGTGGATCGGCACGTCCGGCGGGCGACGTTGCGCGCCCAGACGCCGACGCCGCGCAGTTGACTGCGACAGCGGCAGCGACAGCGGAGTCGGCAAAACCACTCGCGCTGATTCAATGCGTGGCCGAAGCGAAGGATCAAACGGCGGCGATCATCGCGATGGTCAATTTTATCGCCAAGCAATTCCCGACCAGTCGCGTTCGCTGCGGACTGGGGACGACCCAGCTGCGGCGGTTTTACGAATGTCGGTTGGGCTGGCTGGGGCCGGCCAGTGAGCTGTTTCAAAATGCGGCAGACGGTTGGAATGATGACGCGTCGTCGCTACCGACACGGCCCGACGTTCCCGCGATGGATCGAGCACAAAGCAACGCCGCACCGAGCGAGTTGTTGCGGTTGAACTTGGATGACGACGTCGGATTGGGACGCTGCGTGCTGTGGATCGATGGCGGCGAGTTGACGGCTGCGGATCGAACCTGGCTGCGTCGGGCATTGCCAAGTTTACGTGCGATCGTCTGGATGCGTGGGGGCGGAGTCACGACCCAGATGTGGCGATGGCTCTCACACAGCGGCATGATCGGGCGTATCTACATCGGGTTGGCTGCGTTGGCTGTGGTCTTGATGATGATTTGGCCGGTGTCCTACCGCGTTCGCTGCACCACGGTGGTGCGGCCGAAACATTCGCGGATCGTTTCGGCGCCGTTCGATGCGACGTTGCAGGCGGCGCATGTCCAGCCCGGCGATGCGGTCCAACGGGGTGACGTGTTGATTTCTCTGGACGGGCGGCCGTTGCGGTTGGAACTGGAGGCCATTGAAGCTCAAATCGGTCAGGTTTTGAAAGAGCGTGACGTGGCGATGGTCGGTGGCCGGGTCGCGGAATCACAACAAGCAAAATTGAAGATTCGTGAATTGAATCGGCAACGCGATCTGCTGATCAGTCGCCTGGACCGCTTGAATGTGACCAGTCCGATCGACGGCATCATCGTGTTGGGTGATCTTCATCGGTCCATCGGGGCGCCGTTGGAGACCGGGCAAGCGGTGTTGGAGATCGCACCGCTGGGTGAAATGGTGGTGGAGCTGGAGATTCCCGAATATGAAATCGGATACGTTGCCGAGGGCATGCCGGCTCGCGTTCGGTTGACCGCGAACGAAGGTGGCGCGATCGAACAACCGATCGATACGGTGTACCCCAGCGCGGAACTTCGTGACGATCAAAACGTGTTTATCGGTCACATCCATGTCGACAACCAAGACGGCACGCTTCGCCCTGGAATGCGAGGCGATGCGATCGCCTATGGCCCGGTGCGGCCGTGGCTGTGGTCGTTGATTCGTTCGGGATGGGAAAAGACGCTTTGGTGGGTCGGCTACTGA
- a CDS encoding site-2 protease family protein gives MDDHTTHSSPETDAADPLTVIVQVDPAVEFSSRGNQSQTVYVGKDRRTGKYYRFGAREYHAVSLMDGRRTLGEIHRQLQQDGLSWTEVDVIAFVKELVQHRLAVVLPIEKEVSRPVETADHDAASADASATAGANATQPSTDRRKRWAGMALRGLGGLLTQRFPLADGDRVAAKLLPAFGGLFSAAAMAVWTVLVVAGVGVVWSNADAFSTEVRRVFDQQLWLVLALLWCVLKIVHECGHAVCAKRHGVRVGRMGIMFFLFAPLAYVDVTDAWKLVRRRDRVQIALAGVYVELAIGAVAALIWWISPVGFAKHLAAQVFLVAGPATLLVNANPLLRLDGYYVLSDLLEIPNLRAHGRKRLGAMIECLLFRIRMPESPLVGWRRDFAAFHALCSVVFQIVWMSGLVFAVATWAKGLGILIAIIAATMWGVLPLLRWMVKMWTLAPREGWTLNFYQRRLIGICTFIALIIQFATVHSSPLARRVPVVVQFQNEQIARAPVDAFVASVFVQCGDRVQRGTLLMELEQPELVLRRDQLIDQRDVESAKAVQHRQRGELALSKVAQQNAESLDRRLAEIDEQIDTMRILATRDGKITTPATDHLLGRYVKQGEELLRVSDPQEKEIMAIVAEDNLEAYKKAAADRQVASVRLRGGVTLDAPLRDLQPSASRRLPHPALAATAGGPLAVQMLQPSEDYELVHPQLRSVLPLNPLTSLSVQAGQIGRLTIPDDRSLVSRLWDHLQSR, from the coding sequence ATGGATGATCACACCACCCACTCCAGCCCGGAAACCGATGCGGCGGATCCATTGACGGTGATCGTCCAGGTCGATCCGGCGGTGGAGTTCTCGTCACGCGGAAACCAGTCACAGACGGTCTATGTCGGAAAGGATCGCCGAACGGGCAAGTATTATCGGTTTGGCGCCCGCGAGTATCACGCCGTCAGCTTGATGGACGGACGGCGAACCCTGGGAGAGATCCATCGCCAGCTGCAACAGGATGGGTTGTCGTGGACGGAAGTCGACGTGATCGCCTTTGTCAAAGAATTGGTCCAGCACCGGTTGGCGGTCGTCCTGCCGATCGAAAAGGAGGTTTCGCGGCCGGTTGAGACGGCGGATCATGACGCAGCGAGTGCGGATGCGAGTGCGACGGCAGGTGCGAACGCGACCCAACCGTCAACCGACCGCCGGAAACGATGGGCTGGGATGGCGCTGCGTGGGTTGGGGGGACTGCTGACACAGCGATTTCCGCTGGCCGACGGCGACCGCGTCGCTGCGAAACTGTTGCCGGCGTTCGGGGGCTTGTTCAGCGCCGCCGCGATGGCGGTTTGGACGGTGTTGGTGGTGGCGGGTGTCGGTGTGGTTTGGTCCAACGCCGATGCGTTTTCCACCGAAGTGCGACGGGTGTTTGACCAACAACTGTGGTTGGTTCTGGCGCTCTTGTGGTGCGTGTTGAAGATCGTTCACGAGTGCGGACACGCGGTGTGCGCGAAACGACACGGGGTGCGCGTCGGTCGCATGGGAATCATGTTTTTCCTGTTCGCCCCCCTGGCTTATGTCGACGTGACCGATGCCTGGAAACTGGTGCGTCGGCGGGATCGCGTTCAAATCGCGCTGGCCGGCGTGTACGTGGAATTGGCGATCGGAGCCGTTGCCGCGCTGATCTGGTGGATCAGTCCCGTCGGATTTGCCAAGCACCTTGCGGCCCAAGTCTTTCTGGTCGCCGGCCCGGCGACGCTGTTGGTCAATGCGAACCCGTTATTGCGGTTGGACGGGTACTATGTATTGAGTGATCTGCTTGAGATCCCGAATCTACGCGCCCATGGTCGCAAGCGATTGGGGGCGATGATCGAATGCCTGTTGTTTCGGATCCGGATGCCGGAAAGTCCGCTGGTCGGGTGGCGTCGAGATTTTGCGGCGTTTCATGCACTCTGCTCGGTCGTCTTTCAAATCGTGTGGATGTCAGGGTTGGTGTTCGCGGTTGCAACATGGGCCAAGGGGCTGGGCATCCTGATCGCGATCATTGCCGCAACGATGTGGGGCGTGTTGCCGCTGTTGCGATGGATGGTCAAGATGTGGACGCTGGCGCCGCGAGAGGGATGGACGTTGAACTTCTATCAACGGCGGTTGATCGGCATTTGCACGTTCATTGCGCTGATCATTCAATTTGCCACCGTGCACAGTTCGCCGCTGGCTCGTCGCGTACCGGTCGTGGTGCAGTTTCAAAACGAACAGATCGCGCGGGCTCCGGTCGACGCCTTTGTCGCATCGGTGTTCGTCCAATGCGGTGACCGCGTTCAGCGGGGCACGTTGTTGATGGAACTGGAACAGCCCGAACTTGTGCTCCGACGTGACCAGTTGATCGATCAACGGGACGTCGAATCGGCCAAGGCGGTGCAACACCGCCAGCGAGGCGAGTTGGCACTTTCCAAGGTCGCACAACAGAACGCCGAAAGTTTGGATCGTCGATTGGCCGAGATCGACGAGCAGATCGACACGATGCGAATTCTGGCGACGCGTGACGGCAAGATCACGACGCCGGCGACCGACCACTTGCTGGGACGATATGTGAAACAAGGCGAAGAGTTGTTGCGTGTCTCGGATCCTCAAGAAAAGGAAATCATGGCGATCGTTGCCGAAGACAACCTGGAAGCCTATAAGAAGGCTGCCGCGGACCGACAGGTCGCTTCGGTCCGGCTGCGAGGCGGGGTGACCCTCGACGCCCCGCTGCGGGATCTCCAGCCGTCCGCCAGCCGCAGATTGCCGCACCCGGCGTTGGCTGCGACGGCCGGTGGCCCGTTGGCGGTCCAAATGTTGCAGCCGTCGGAAGACTACGAGCTGGTGCACCCACAATTGCGGTCCGTTCTGCCGCTCAACCCGCTGACCAGCCTGTCGGTGCAGGCGGGGCAGATCGGACGTTTGACAATCCCGGATGATCGTAGCCTCGTGTCGCGACTCTGGGATCACCTGCAGTCTCGGTAA
- a CDS encoding endonuclease/exonuclease/phosphatase family protein → MPGLIDWIGKLARFLARIGVIAVLLGTSATLPARWFWFSDLLASLRIQQLIAAGITVLFCLLVKQFRLALIGSICISVHLVPMMPELVPAAVSGPAGNAPLRLMTMNVLTRNQDYQRVVDEIRQVDPDLVAVLELSSGLNGYLSNGLADVYPHAVSSPEDTGNFGIGVFSKRPFDEARMFQLNENITSIEVVCDGNLIVATHPLPPMGSRGFRSRNEHLTLLAERMVRHRHDFPERSVAVLGDFNVTPWSPHFRRFQRESGLIRAKLGIAVMPTWYARDSSFPFGLVLDHIFISDSLRCVDYRVGRDVGSDHRSVSVALTHTKS, encoded by the coding sequence ATGCCCGGTCTGATCGATTGGATCGGGAAGCTGGCGAGGTTCCTCGCACGAATCGGTGTGATCGCAGTGTTGCTCGGTACATCGGCGACCCTGCCGGCACGCTGGTTTTGGTTTTCGGATCTGTTGGCGAGCCTGCGGATCCAGCAATTGATCGCTGCGGGGATCACGGTGCTGTTCTGCTTGTTGGTCAAACAGTTCCGATTGGCCTTGATCGGATCGATCTGTATTTCGGTGCACTTGGTGCCCATGATGCCGGAACTGGTTCCGGCCGCGGTCTCCGGTCCAGCGGGAAACGCACCGCTCCGGTTGATGACGATGAACGTGTTGACACGTAACCAGGATTATCAGCGCGTGGTCGATGAAATCCGGCAAGTCGATCCGGATCTGGTCGCCGTTCTGGAGTTGAGCAGCGGGTTGAACGGCTATCTTTCAAACGGACTGGCAGACGTGTATCCGCACGCCGTTTCGAGCCCAGAAGACACGGGGAATTTCGGAATCGGTGTGTTTAGCAAGCGTCCATTCGACGAAGCTCGGATGTTTCAGTTGAACGAAAACATCACGTCAATCGAAGTGGTCTGTGATGGGAATCTGATCGTGGCGACCCATCCCTTGCCGCCGATGGGCAGCCGTGGGTTTCGCTCCCGCAATGAACACCTGACTCTGCTCGCAGAACGAATGGTTCGACACCGACACGATTTTCCAGAGCGATCCGTTGCGGTGTTGGGGGATTTTAATGTGACTCCTTGGTCGCCGCATTTCAGACGGTTCCAACGCGAATCAGGGCTAATCCGTGCCAAGTTGGGGATTGCTGTGATGCCGACGTGGTATGCGCGCGATTCCAGTTTTCCGTTCGGACTGGTGCTGGATCACATCTTCATCAGCGATTCGCTTCGGTGTGTCGACTACCGTGTCGGGCGGGACGTCGGTTCGGATCACCGCAGCGTCAGCGTCGCGTTGACGCACACGAAGTCTTGA
- a CDS encoding glycosyltransferase family 4 protein → MSRDEVGAKRLSIACFIHSLNGGGAERVMAGLASRLALRGHAVTLVTLDDAQSDRHAVDSGVARVPLDLTSDAQGWSAKVRQVRARLRAIRDAADQISPDVILSFCDRTNIDVLLATGTSSRPVVVCERSDPGRQSLGPLWNTVRKHVYRRAASVVALTETSADYLRPFAKSVVVIPSAVNRPQRTSDRDQACAEKLIAGVGRLEAEKGFDRLLEAFARATGDDSDWRLVIYGDGTMRDALIAQAKRLGIADRFELPGWVRPLDEPLSRATMFCLPSRYEGFPSALLEAMSLGVPSLSVDCESGPRVIIDHGRNGWLVQSSVKGLSDGITRLIQDAARRESLGQAGIEIVNQFGWENMVDRYEQTLRDVVQRRP, encoded by the coding sequence ATGTCGCGTGATGAGGTGGGAGCGAAGCGACTTTCGATCGCCTGTTTCATACACTCGTTGAACGGCGGTGGCGCCGAACGCGTGATGGCCGGTCTGGCGTCACGGCTGGCGCTGCGTGGTCACGCTGTCACGTTGGTTACACTTGACGATGCACAGTCCGACCGACACGCAGTTGACTCCGGCGTCGCCCGCGTTCCGCTTGACCTTACGTCCGATGCCCAAGGTTGGTCGGCGAAAGTTCGTCAAGTCCGCGCGCGACTGCGGGCGATTCGCGACGCGGCGGATCAAATCTCGCCTGATGTGATCCTGTCATTTTGTGATCGCACCAACATCGATGTCTTGTTGGCGACCGGCACATCGAGTCGTCCGGTGGTGGTCTGCGAGCGCAGCGATCCGGGGCGACAATCACTGGGACCGTTGTGGAATACCGTCCGAAAACACGTCTACCGCCGCGCCGCGTCCGTCGTGGCGTTGACCGAAACCTCGGCCGACTATCTGCGGCCGTTTGCGAAATCCGTCGTGGTGATCCCGTCCGCGGTTAACCGGCCGCAGCGGACCTCGGATCGCGATCAAGCGTGCGCCGAAAAGCTGATCGCCGGTGTCGGCCGGTTGGAAGCAGAAAAGGGATTTGATCGGTTGTTGGAAGCGTTCGCGCGGGCAACGGGCGACGATTCGGATTGGCGGCTGGTGATCTATGGCGATGGGACGATGCGCGATGCATTGATCGCCCAAGCGAAGCGGCTGGGAATTGCCGATCGCTTTGAATTACCGGGCTGGGTCCGCCCGCTCGACGAACCACTCTCCCGTGCAACCATGTTCTGTTTGCCCAGTCGATACGAAGGATTCCCGTCGGCTTTATTGGAAGCGATGTCGCTGGGCGTTCCTTCGTTGAGCGTCGATTGTGAAAGCGGCCCACGCGTAATCATCGACCACGGACGCAACGGCTGGTTGGTCCAGTCGTCCGTCAAAGGACTCAGCGACGGGATCACACGATTGATCCAAGACGCCGCCCGACGCGAATCCCTCGGCCAGGCAGGCATCGAAATCGTTAATCAATTCGGCTGGGAGAACATGGTCGATCGATACGAACAAACGTTACGCGATGTGGTGCAACGACGACCATAA
- a CDS encoding Gfo/Idh/MocA family protein, producing MAKTDSNPTQNSRRSFLKQTGSAVAGGSFLAGSSFLITGTKASGAIDGANDRVRIAVAGLNGRGQAHIAGWAKAPNVELAYVADPAGKVLAKRMDSLASRAEGKLTTRGIGDIRQALDDPTVDAISIATPNHWHSLMTIWGAQAGKHVYVEKPMSHDIAEGRVVVEAQKKYGVVIQHGTQRRSNAGVAGLHEALKSGKLPRLKIAYGYCCKPRNGIGHEPISDPPADLNWEHWKGPAVIDQYHANYVPYDWHWFWETGNGDLNNQGTHQLDVARWAIDDDQTHPTRTMAIGSRFQWDDQGVTPNTMFAMAEYPNGQMVFFNVRNVNYEGYERQVFNEYYLEDGSIITGEGNYKILRPGASKAEPLKLDQGHVTPGGNWNAFIAAVRAGDPSMANGNVMDAHYGCVLGHIMNNSYRLGTEVPFSETASDFGGNEDAIEHFGRLHNVMSEGVGISGSDAKYQLGPMLTFNADTERFEGERADEANGLVKDANNPGYEVPSVDAV from the coding sequence ATGGCCAAGACCGATTCGAATCCCACCCAGAATTCCCGCCGCAGCTTTCTGAAACAGACCGGTTCGGCCGTGGCTGGCGGCAGTTTCCTAGCCGGCAGCAGTTTTCTGATCACCGGAACCAAAGCGAGCGGGGCGATCGACGGCGCCAACGACCGCGTCCGGATTGCCGTCGCGGGACTCAATGGCCGCGGGCAAGCCCACATCGCCGGTTGGGCCAAAGCACCCAATGTCGAACTGGCCTACGTCGCCGATCCGGCGGGCAAGGTGCTTGCCAAACGGATGGACAGTTTGGCCAGCCGGGCCGAGGGAAAACTGACCACACGTGGAATCGGCGATATCCGCCAGGCGCTCGATGATCCCACGGTCGATGCGATTTCGATCGCGACGCCCAACCACTGGCACTCGCTGATGACGATCTGGGGTGCCCAGGCCGGAAAACACGTGTACGTGGAAAAACCGATGAGCCACGACATCGCCGAAGGACGCGTCGTCGTCGAGGCTCAGAAGAAGTACGGCGTGGTGATCCAACACGGCACGCAACGACGAAGTAACGCCGGCGTCGCGGGGCTGCACGAAGCGTTGAAATCCGGAAAGCTGCCGCGGCTGAAAATCGCCTACGGCTACTGCTGCAAACCACGCAACGGAATCGGTCACGAACCGATCAGCGATCCGCCGGCCGACCTGAACTGGGAACACTGGAAAGGCCCCGCGGTGATTGACCAGTATCACGCCAACTATGTGCCCTACGATTGGCACTGGTTCTGGGAGACCGGCAACGGCGACTTGAACAACCAAGGGACGCACCAGTTGGACGTCGCACGCTGGGCCATCGACGACGACCAGACGCACCCCACGCGCACGATGGCCATCGGCAGCCGATTCCAGTGGGACGACCAGGGCGTCACGCCGAACACGATGTTCGCGATGGCGGAGTACCCCAACGGGCAGATGGTGTTCTTCAACGTTCGCAACGTCAATTACGAAGGTTACGAGCGTCAAGTCTTCAACGAGTACTACCTGGAGGACGGAAGCATCATCACCGGCGAAGGCAATTACAAGATCCTGCGACCGGGGGCTTCCAAGGCAGAGCCGTTGAAGTTGGACCAGGGACACGTGACGCCGGGCGGAAACTGGAACGCGTTCATCGCCGCCGTGCGTGCCGGTGATCCATCCATGGCCAACGGAAACGTGATGGACGCCCACTACGGATGCGTCCTCGGCCACATCATGAACAACTCCTACCGTTTGGGCACGGAAGTCCCGTTCAGCGAAACGGCCAGCGATTTCGGCGGCAACGAAGATGCGATCGAGCACTTCGGACGATTGCACAACGTGATGTCCGAGGGGGTCGGGATTTCCGGCAGCGACGCGAAATACCAGCTCGGCCCGATGTTGACCTTCAACGCCGACACGGAACGATTCGAAGGCGAGCGTGCCGACGAAGCCAATGGGTTGGTCAAAGACGCCAACAATCCGGGTTACGAAGTGCCGTCGGTCGACGCGGTTTAA